In Streptomyces canus, one DNA window encodes the following:
- a CDS encoding sensor histidine kinase gives MTRPFASLRWKITALVGITCCVVALVIGVLVHTATYERSIAEGQARAFSELADASQRKPGAADAIITSPHELPRTLREQVRKADGSPQTWYDTRVAHVPWMWAAQESEGRWTGVRVHMDLDWLSRKALDRHMTYAAIAALAIVLPLSALVTELLVRRLRRVAATARRITEGELDARTGGPGRSRDEIADIAVAVDHMAGSLERRLRSEQRFTADVAHELRTPLMGLVTSAELLPASEATDLVRDRVRVLRTLVEDLLEVSKLDAGAEQSEPVTVPLGELVEDSVRRTGLTVRVSAAGAGTVRTDPRRLDRILANLVGNAHRHGRPPVTVAVDGATVVVRDHGPGFPSELLAHGPQRFRTGAVERGQGHGLGLTIALGQAQVIRARLEFANAPDGGAMATLRLPPG, from the coding sequence ATGACACGCCCTTTCGCCTCGCTGCGCTGGAAGATCACTGCTCTGGTGGGCATCACCTGTTGCGTGGTGGCCCTGGTCATCGGGGTCCTCGTGCACACGGCGACGTACGAGCGCTCGATCGCGGAGGGCCAGGCCAGGGCCTTCAGCGAGCTCGCCGACGCGTCGCAGCGAAAGCCCGGCGCGGCCGACGCCATCATCACAAGCCCCCACGAACTGCCCCGTACCCTCCGCGAGCAGGTACGCAAGGCCGACGGCAGCCCCCAGACCTGGTACGACACACGTGTGGCGCATGTTCCCTGGATGTGGGCCGCCCAGGAGTCCGAGGGCCGGTGGACGGGCGTCCGGGTCCACATGGACCTCGACTGGCTCAGCCGTAAGGCACTCGACCGGCACATGACGTACGCGGCGATCGCGGCGCTGGCCATAGTTCTTCCGCTGTCAGCACTGGTTACCGAGCTCCTGGTCCGCAGGCTGCGCCGGGTCGCCGCCACAGCGCGCCGCATCACCGAAGGTGAACTGGACGCGCGGACCGGCGGCCCGGGGCGGAGCAGGGACGAGATCGCGGACATCGCGGTGGCCGTCGACCACATGGCGGGCAGCCTGGAGCGTCGGCTGCGCAGCGAGCAGCGGTTCACCGCCGATGTCGCGCACGAACTGCGGACCCCGCTGATGGGACTGGTCACCTCGGCGGAACTGCTGCCCGCGAGCGAGGCGACCGATCTGGTGCGGGACCGGGTCAGGGTGCTGCGCACGCTGGTTGAGGATCTGTTGGAGGTGTCGAAGCTGGACGCGGGCGCGGAACAGTCTGAGCCGGTGACCGTTCCGCTCGGAGAGCTGGTGGAGGATTCGGTACGGCGCACCGGGCTGACGGTGCGGGTGTCGGCGGCGGGTGCTGGGACGGTACGTACCGATCCACGGCGGCTGGACCGGATCCTCGCGAACCTGGTCGGCAACGCCCACCGGCACGGGCGGCCACCGGTCACCGTGGCGGTGGACGGCGCCACCGTCGTCGTACGCGACCACGGCCCGGGTTTCCCGTCGGAGCTGCTCGCCCACGGGCCGCAACGCTTCCGAACCGGAGCGGTCGAGCGCGGCCAGGGCCACGGCCTCGGGCTGACGATCGCGCTGGGCCAGGCACAAGTCATCCGGGCACGCCTGGAGTTCGCCAATGCGCCCGACGGAGGCGCTATGGCCACATTGCGCCTCCCGCCCGGCTGA